Proteins co-encoded in one Leptospira inadai serovar Lyme str. 10 genomic window:
- a CDS encoding tetratricopeptide repeat protein, translating into MDPRLRTALDQLKQGDSNGAKEVLQAWILSNPSDPQAYFHFGMCLSQLGDLSLAEEQLQKCLQLEPGHVQAWVGLGVLYARRKDKPKAEFHLSKALELDDTDIFARKNLAAVYTGASKFDRALELLKGLPDEALDDSPTLYALAICYVRTNRFSQARETFRKLETVGIPDQVKKEYLQLKQLLEEKQFEQGGIWSFLKTQEDENT; encoded by the coding sequence ATGGATCCTAGACTTAGAACCGCTTTAGATCAGTTAAAACAAGGAGACTCGAATGGCGCAAAGGAAGTTCTCCAAGCCTGGATCCTATCGAATCCGAGCGACCCGCAAGCCTACTTTCACTTCGGAATGTGCCTGTCTCAGCTCGGTGATCTTTCGCTTGCAGAGGAACAACTTCAAAAATGTCTGCAACTAGAACCCGGGCATGTCCAAGCCTGGGTGGGTCTAGGCGTTTTATACGCAAGGCGGAAGGATAAACCTAAGGCAGAATTTCATCTTTCCAAAGCTTTGGAATTGGACGATACGGATATCTTTGCCCGCAAAAATCTTGCGGCAGTCTATACGGGGGCTTCCAAATTCGACCGGGCCCTAGAGCTTTTAAAAGGCCTACCCGATGAGGCACTGGACGATTCTCCTACTTTATACGCATTAGCGATTTGTTATGTTCGCACGAATCGATTTTCCCAGGCCAGGGAAACATTCCGAAAATTGGAAACGGTGGGAATTCCCGATCAGGTAAAAAAGGAGTATTTGCAACTCAAGCAGCTCTTAGAGGAAAAGCAATTCGAACAAGGCGGAATCTGGAGCTTTCTTAAAACGCAAGAAGATGAAAATACCTAG
- the leuA2 gene encoding 2-isopropylmalate synthase LeuA2 produces METKTTYGSGNPISPSFPSLQEIIVPGKGLKAPQASPFFMDVTLRDGNQALRKPWNLKEKEIIFRQLLKLGVQGIEVGFASAGKQDFEACAHLSTLAPENTVISSLSRAVEAEIDLSWKAISRAPKPRIHIVYPVSDFTIRNVLGISEGQVRENIVRSVSYARKLVGNFGEVQFSGEHFGDALENLEFAIDAFRAALDAGTDLVNLPNTVERYRPYLFVAMVRKVVESLPKDSRISVHTHNDLGMATATTVESFFAGATQLETALNGLGERAGNTNTYEVAIALHNCGVNVDLNFQAIYETSRIVSRMADIPIPEKAPLIGEDVVAHRSGIHQDGVSKTQNMKKGAYRAFEADLIGRPEGDRIAFTSQSGKSAVYEILKVAGSDITREEAAKLQPMLKERSEKIGGGELTLDQMMEELRRLRSIESPKTRLLQDPV; encoded by the coding sequence ATGGAAACGAAAACGACCTATGGCTCGGGCAATCCAATAAGCCCGTCCTTCCCATCTCTTCAAGAAATCATCGTACCCGGAAAAGGACTCAAGGCTCCCCAAGCCTCTCCCTTTTTTATGGACGTCACTCTTCGTGACGGCAATCAAGCGCTTCGCAAACCTTGGAATCTAAAAGAGAAAGAGATTATCTTTAGGCAACTTCTGAAACTCGGAGTCCAGGGCATCGAGGTAGGTTTTGCTTCCGCCGGAAAGCAGGATTTCGAAGCATGCGCGCATCTTTCTACCCTAGCGCCGGAGAATACGGTCATTTCGAGCCTTTCCCGCGCAGTGGAAGCCGAGATCGATCTTTCCTGGAAAGCCATTTCGCGAGCTCCAAAACCGAGAATCCATATCGTATATCCGGTGAGCGATTTTACCATTCGAAACGTTTTAGGGATTTCCGAAGGACAGGTGAGGGAAAATATCGTTCGATCCGTATCCTACGCGCGGAAATTGGTCGGAAATTTCGGCGAAGTCCAATTCTCCGGCGAGCACTTCGGAGATGCATTAGAAAATCTTGAATTTGCGATCGATGCGTTTCGAGCCGCCTTGGATGCCGGAACCGATCTCGTGAACTTGCCGAATACCGTGGAACGATATAGACCGTATTTATTCGTTGCAATGGTTCGTAAAGTAGTGGAATCTCTTCCGAAAGATTCCAGAATTTCCGTTCATACGCATAACGATCTCGGTATGGCGACTGCGACGACCGTCGAAAGTTTCTTTGCAGGTGCGACGCAATTGGAGACCGCATTGAACGGGTTGGGAGAACGGGCCGGGAATACGAATACTTACGAAGTCGCGATCGCTTTACATAATTGCGGAGTGAATGTGGATTTGAATTTTCAGGCGATTTACGAAACTTCGAGAATCGTTTCTCGAATGGCCGATATTCCGATTCCGGAAAAGGCTCCGCTGATCGGAGAAGACGTCGTGGCTCATCGTAGCGGAATTCATCAAGACGGAGTATCCAAAACCCAGAATATGAAAAAGGGAGCTTACCGAGCCTTCGAAGCCGATTTGATCGGCCGACCCGAAGGAGATAGAATCGCCTTTACGAGCCAGTCGGGAAAATCGGCAGTATACGAAATCCTTAAAGTAGCCGGGTCGGATATTACGCGGGAGGAAGCGGCAAAACTGCAGCCGATGCTAAAAGAAAGATCCGAAAAAATCGGCGGCGGAGAATTGACTCTGGACCAAATGATGGAAGAACTACGACGCTTGAGAAGTATCGAATCGCCGAAGACGCGACTCTTGCAGGATCCCGTTTGA